In Candidatus Nealsonbacteria bacterium DGGOD1a, one DNA window encodes the following:
- a CDS encoding insulinase family protein, producing the protein MYKKTTLPNGLRLITVNSANTDTVTVLTLVGTGSKYETKEISGISHFLEHLQFKGTKKRLTEMAVFSEIDGLGGVANAFTSQEMTGYYAKVQSKKFEAAFDLVADIFLNSTLPAPEIEKERGTIIEELNMFYDHPMRYIWTVWNGALYGDQPAGWDIGGTIETVNQISRDQLLDYRDKNYAAKNTIICVSGNFDAVGAEILAKKYFGDFSAKDPAKKMPVRESQSSPNVLIYKKDTNQTQIALGARAFDYSYPKRYALELLETILGGMFSSRLAEEVRFKRGLVYDVHTELAMDSDSGSLAATANLDSARLDEGIKVISSEFKKIREVKVSADELRKAKDHYIGKSSIVLESSHAKGLFYGEQELLEGRILEPEEIYEKIKQVTVDDIQEAARDIFKPEKLNLAVIGPYDGKSRFQKLLDNAL; encoded by the coding sequence ATGTATAAAAAAACAACATTGCCCAACGGGTTGAGGCTGATCACGGTAAATTCCGCGAACACCGATACGGTAACGGTTTTGACGCTGGTGGGTACGGGTTCCAAATACGAAACCAAAGAGATCAGCGGTATCTCCCATTTTCTGGAGCATTTGCAATTCAAGGGCACCAAAAAGCGCTTGACGGAAATGGCTGTTTTTTCGGAAATTGACGGGCTGGGCGGCGTTGCCAACGCGTTTACTTCGCAGGAGATGACCGGTTATTACGCCAAGGTGCAAAGCAAAAAATTTGAAGCGGCGTTTGATTTGGTGGCCGATATTTTTCTCAATTCCACTCTGCCCGCGCCCGAGATCGAAAAAGAACGGGGCACGATTATCGAAGAGTTGAATATGTTCTACGACCATCCGATGCGCTATATTTGGACGGTTTGGAATGGCGCGCTTTACGGCGATCAGCCGGCCGGATGGGATATCGGCGGCACGATTGAAACGGTAAATCAAATCAGCCGCGATCAGCTTTTGGATTATCGCGACAAAAACTACGCGGCGAAAAACACGATTATTTGCGTTTCCGGCAACTTTGACGCCGTTGGCGCCGAAATCCTGGCAAAAAAATATTTCGGAGATTTTTCCGCCAAAGATCCGGCAAAAAAAATGCCGGTTCGCGAGAGCCAAAGCTCGCCCAATGTTTTGATCTATAAAAAAGATACCAACCAAACGCAGATCGCGCTGGGCGCGCGGGCGTTTGATTATTCCTATCCCAAGCGCTACGCGCTGGAATTGTTGGAAACGATTTTGGGAGGAATGTTTTCCTCGCGGTTGGCCGAAGAGGTGAGGTTTAAGCGGGGGCTGGTTTATGATGTGCACACCGAGCTGGCGATGGACTCCGATTCCGGATCATTGGCGGCAACGGCCAATTTGGACAGCGCGCGCCTTGACGAAGGAATCAAAGTGATTTCAAGCGAGTTTAAAAAAATCAGGGAGGTGAAAGTGTCCGCCGATGAATTGCGCAAAGCCAAAGACCACTATATCGGCAAAAGCTCGATTGTTTTGGAATCGTCCCATGCCAAGGGATTGTTCTATGGCGAGCAAGAATTGCTGGAAGGCCGGATATTGGAGCCCGAAGAAATCTATGAGAAAATAAAGCAAGTGACCGTTGATGATATTCAAGAGGCGGCGCGCGATATTTTCAAACCCGAAAAGTTAAATCTGGCGGTGATCGGACCCTACGACGGCAAATCAAGGTTTCAAAAATTGCTCGATAACGCTTTATAA
- a CDS encoding AI-2E family transporter translates to MFGIGENNRAVDISWSAIFKAALALAVGYAIYLAREVLLLALFGLIISVLFNPAIDFLLRLKIPRTAATLSVYFLVLGVLGTMIYLAAPFFMIETQQLGQLFPVYFQKIAPFLSGLGFVIFQSMDAFVAAVRDWFVGASSSIVGSLASVFGGILVTFTVFTIAIFFSLEGKGIEKFIMLAVPKKHEKTALSWWEKAQVKISGWFAVRLAGMIFVGSFTALACWALGVRYPIFMGFIAGAADIIPFVGPLVAAAVIALAALIDSWQKAALAVGIFALIQQLENNLMIPLLTKKFMEFPAILVLISILVGDALWGLAGAILAIPLFGLLYDFTRDYLMRNKKLSE, encoded by the coding sequence ATGTTTGGCATTGGCGAAAATAACCGGGCAGTCGATATTTCCTGGAGCGCGATCTTTAAGGCGGCTTTGGCTTTGGCCGTCGGTTACGCGATATATCTGGCGCGGGAAGTCTTGCTCTTGGCGCTTTTCGGGTTGATTATTTCCGTGCTTTTCAACCCCGCGATAGATTTTTTGTTGCGGCTGAAAATTCCAAGGACCGCGGCGACTTTGTCGGTTTATTTTTTGGTTCTGGGAGTGTTGGGGACGATGATATATCTCGCCGCGCCGTTTTTTATGATTGAAACCCAGCAGTTGGGCCAGTTGTTCCCGGTCTATTTCCAAAAAATCGCGCCGTTTTTGTCGGGATTGGGGTTCGTGATTTTTCAGAGCATGGACGCGTTCGTCGCCGCCGTCAGGGATTGGTTTGTCGGCGCGTCGTCAAGCATCGTCGGTTCGCTGGCGTCGGTGTTTGGCGGCATATTGGTGACTTTCACGGTTTTTACCATCGCGATTTTCTTCTCGCTGGAGGGAAAAGGAATTGAAAAATTCATAATGCTGGCGGTACCTAAAAAACACGAAAAAACCGCTTTGAGCTGGTGGGAAAAAGCGCAGGTGAAAATTTCGGGATGGTTCGCGGTGCGTTTGGCGGGAATGATATTCGTCGGTTCGTTCACCGCGCTTGCTTGTTGGGCGCTCGGAGTTCGCTATCCGATATTTATGGGTTTTATCGCGGGAGCGGCCGATATTATTCCTTTCGTCGGGCCGCTGGTCGCCGCCGCGGTGATCGCGCTGGCGGCGCTGATCGATTCATGGCAGAAAGCGGCGCTGGCCGTGGGAATTTTCGCGCTTATCCAGCAACTTGAAAACAATTTGATGATTCCGCTGTTGACCAAGAAATTTATGGAATTTCCCGCGATTCTGGTTTTGATTTCGATTTTGGTGGGCGACGCGCTTTGGGGTTTGGCGGGCGCGATTCTTGCGATTCCGCTGTTCGGGCTTTTATATGATTTTACCCGCGATTACCTGATGAGAAACAAAAAATTAAGCGAATAA
- the rsmI gene encoding 16S rRNA (cytidine(1402)-2'-O)-methyltransferase, with protein sequence MTGILYIAATPIGNLGDITVRAVEALKSADLILCEDTRVTKVLLDNYEIAKPMLSYHQHSDAEKTGEILKLLKDGKNLALVSDAGTPGISDPGNRLVEAAVEEFGDSVKIIPVPGANAAIAALSVSGFATDKFMFAGFPPAKNKRKKYFEDLLANEFTAVFYESNFRILKTLSEIDELNPDKTRRIVVCRELTKTFETIYRGTIAEVIAKIKKDPLKGEFVAVLEGRR encoded by the coding sequence ATGACGGGAATTTTATACATCGCGGCGACGCCGATCGGCAATTTGGGCGATATAACGGTTCGGGCGGTTGAAGCGCTGAAAAGCGCGGATTTGATATTGTGCGAAGACACGCGCGTGACCAAAGTTTTGCTTGATAATTATGAAATCGCAAAGCCGATGTTGAGTTACCACCAGCATTCGGACGCGGAAAAGACCGGCGAAATTTTAAAATTGCTCAAGGATGGAAAAAACTTGGCGTTGGTCTCCGACGCCGGTACGCCCGGTATCAGCGACCCGGGCAACCGGCTGGTGGAAGCGGCGGTGGAAGAATTCGGCGATAGCGTTAAAATCATTCCCGTTCCGGGCGCGAATGCCGCGATCGCGGCGTTGAGCGTTTCCGGTTTCGCCACGGACAAATTTATGTTTGCCGGTTTCCCGCCGGCGAAAAACAAACGCAAAAAATACTTTGAAGACCTGCTGGCAAACGAATTCACCGCGGTGTTCTACGAATCCAATTTCCGAATTTTAAAAACCCTGTCCGAAATCGACGAATTGAATCCCGACAAAACCCGTCGCATTGTTGTTTGCCGCGAACTGACCAAAACCTTTGAAACCATCTATCGCGGCACGATCGCCGAAGTGATCGCCAAAATCAAAAAAGACCCTTTGAAGGGCGAATTTGTCGCGGTACTTGAAGGGAGGCGTTAA
- the metG gene encoding methionine--tRNA ligase: protein MASRYYITTTLPYVNAKPHIGFALEIIQADVLARWHRSQGAEVFFNTGTDEHGAKIYQRAAELGKTPQAYCDDSARPFLALKEKLDLSFDNFIRTTDAHHIAAAREFWKRCDKNGDIYKKTYRAKYCVGCELEITDSQLVNGRCPIHPNKEIEIIEEENYFFRFSKYEKPLLDFYEKNPDFVLPAGRFNEIKNFVAGGLRDFSISRVKEKMPWGIAVPGDENQVMYVWFDALANYISCLGWPENEKKFADFWGTKENRNAIQVAGKDNLRQQAAMWQAMLMSAGLPNSKQVFIHGFITANGQKMSKSLGNVIDPAELVDKYGTDATRYFMLRELPPDEDGDFSYEKFEERYNADLAKGIGNLAARVTVIAQKIGAPMSVETALNPEVKAEIDIAKNAVAAALAEYKFNEALAAVWKAINFGDKYIEKTQPWKTKDTAAVGDLLFALSQIEKMLAPFIPQTAQKIKKLLAGEATGILFPRLEE, encoded by the coding sequence ATGGCTTCAAGATATTATATCACCACCACTTTGCCCTATGTGAACGCCAAACCGCACATTGGTTTCGCGCTGGAGATCATTCAGGCGGATGTTTTGGCGCGATGGCATCGCTCGCAAGGAGCAGAGGTGTTTTTCAATACCGGTACCGACGAGCATGGCGCTAAAATTTATCAACGCGCCGCCGAGCTTGGAAAAACCCCGCAGGCGTATTGCGATGATTCCGCGCGGCCGTTTTTGGCGTTAAAAGAAAAACTTGATTTGTCGTTTGATAATTTCATCCGTACCACCGACGCGCATCATATCGCGGCGGCGCGGGAGTTTTGGAAGCGATGCGACAAGAACGGCGATATTTACAAAAAAACCTATCGCGCCAAATATTGCGTGGGTTGCGAATTGGAAATTACCGATTCGCAACTGGTCAACGGCCGGTGTCCGATCCATCCCAATAAAGAAATTGAAATTATTGAAGAAGAAAATTATTTTTTCCGGTTTTCAAAATATGAAAAACCGCTTTTGGATTTTTATGAAAAAAATCCGGATTTTGTTTTGCCGGCGGGCCGTTTTAACGAGATCAAGAATTTTGTCGCCGGTGGATTGCGGGATTTTTCCATTTCGCGCGTCAAAGAAAAAATGCCTTGGGGAATCGCGGTTCCGGGCGATGAAAACCAGGTGATGTATGTGTGGTTTGACGCGCTGGCGAATTATATTTCTTGTTTGGGCTGGCCCGAAAATGAAAAGAAGTTCGCGGATTTTTGGGGGACAAAAGAAAATCGCAATGCCATCCAAGTGGCCGGCAAGGATAATTTGCGCCAGCAAGCCGCGATGTGGCAGGCGATGCTGATGTCAGCCGGGTTGCCTAATTCCAAACAGGTGTTCATCCACGGGTTTATCACCGCCAACGGCCAGAAAATGTCAAAATCATTGGGCAATGTGATCGATCCGGCGGAACTGGTGGATAAATACGGAACCGACGCGACGCGCTACTTTATGTTGCGCGAATTACCGCCCGACGAAGATGGCGATTTTTCCTATGAAAAATTTGAAGAACGCTATAACGCGGATTTGGCCAAAGGCATTGGCAATCTGGCCGCGCGCGTGACGGTAATCGCTCAAAAAATCGGCGCGCCAATGTCTGTGGAAACCGCGCTCAATCCGGAAGTGAAGGCCGAAATTGATATCGCGAAAAACGCGGTTGCCGCCGCGCTGGCGGAATATAAATTCAACGAAGCTTTGGCCGCGGTCTGGAAAGCGATCAATTTTGGCGACAAATACATAGAAAAAACCCAGCCGTGGAAAACCAAAGACACCGCGGCCGTGGGTGATTTGCTGTTCGCGCTTTCGCAAATCGAAAAAATGCTTGCGCCGTTCATCCCACAAACCGCGCAAAAAATCAAAAAACTGCTGGCGGGCGAAGCAACCGGCATTTTATTTCCGCGGTTGGAAGAGTGA
- a CDS encoding NAD+ synthase, protein MENTDYTIPKGKKVVFVGRFQPFHNGHLEAIKWILGQTGEVSIVIGSMQEYGQANNPLDFKERKEILEAALKEAGIKNYKIFGLPDFRNNAAWSKKLLEVAGLDAGRAVLVSLNDWARESAREIGIEIADHPMFFDNLSATQVRQTVAAGFEWDKLAPVAVARHLKNNGGLKRIADSQVLPEDRIIGFIKDKMAVAGLERLVLGVSGGIDSAVTAALLQKAFKKKITFVWMPFVRKCPFGKNVARLEEAFKIKVEKIYLDKMIQTFVKALPNGGNLVYGNLKPRIRMATLYYFANLRKGMVVGTTNRTELEIGYFTKYGDGGVDIEPIADLYKSEIYDMAKRLKIPSEIIEAAPTAALWPGQTDEKELGLSYFQLDTVLKLLSQGFLPEEVCRLTNTDAKKMRKILDRKKNNAHKLAMPPVCVLKSE, encoded by the coding sequence ATGGAAAATACAGATTATACCATCCCCAAAGGGAAGAAGGTGGTGTTTGTGGGGCGGTTCCAGCCGTTTCATAACGGGCATCTGGAGGCGATCAAGTGGATTTTGGGTCAGACGGGCGAGGTTAGCATTGTGATCGGCAGTATGCAGGAATACGGGCAGGCCAATAATCCGCTGGATTTCAAAGAGCGGAAAGAAATTTTGGAAGCGGCGTTAAAAGAAGCCGGGATCAAAAATTACAAGATTTTTGGGTTGCCGGATTTTCGCAATAACGCGGCCTGGTCAAAAAAGTTGTTGGAGGTCGCCGGACTTGACGCCGGCCGGGCGGTTTTAGTTTCTTTAAATGACTGGGCGCGGGAGAGCGCGCGCGAGATTGGCATCGAAATCGCGGATCATCCAATGTTTTTCGATAACTTGTCGGCCACGCAAGTGCGGCAAACCGTTGCCGCGGGTTTTGAATGGGATAAATTGGCGCCGGTCGCGGTTGCTCGCCATTTAAAAAATAACGGCGGGCTGAAAAGGATCGCCGACAGCCAAGTATTGCCCGAAGATAGAATAATCGGCTTCATTAAAGATAAAATGGCCGTGGCCGGATTGGAACGGTTGGTTTTGGGCGTTTCAGGCGGGATTGATTCGGCGGTAACCGCCGCGCTGTTGCAAAAGGCGTTCAAGAAAAAAATAACATTCGTCTGGATGCCGTTCGTGCGCAAGTGCCCGTTTGGGAAAAATGTGGCGCGTCTGGAAGAGGCGTTCAAGATCAAGGTTGAAAAAATCTATCTGGACAAGATGATCCAAACTTTCGTCAAGGCCTTGCCCAACGGCGGCAATTTGGTCTATGGCAATTTAAAGCCGCGGATTCGCATGGCCACGCTTTATTATTTCGCCAATTTAAGAAAGGGGATGGTGGTGGGTACCACCAATCGCACGGAGCTGGAAATCGGTTATTTCACCAAGTACGGCGACGGCGGCGTGGATATCGAGCCGATCGCCGATCTTTACAAGAGCGAGATATATGATATGGCCAAACGGTTGAAAATTCCTTCCGAGATCATCGAAGCCGCGCCCACGGCCGCGTTATGGCCGGGGCAGACCGATGAAAAAGAGCTTGGCTTGAGTTATTTTCAATTGGATACGGTGTTGAAGCTGTTGAGTCAGGGATTTCTTCCCGAAGAGGTTTGCCGCCTCACGAATACCGACGCTAAAAAGATGCGAAAGATCCTTGATCGGAAAAAGAATAACGCGCACAAGCTGGCGATGCCTCCGGTGTGCGTATTGAAAAGCGAATAA
- a CDS encoding DUF475 domain-containing protein, with protein MDIINILLVVGGLAIFEIVNSIDNAIINAHVLKTMSVKWRKIFLFWGLIFAVFVIRGVLPFLIVWITVPGISIVEAFQAMFSGAPEVVEAINAGKPLILMGAGVFLLLLYLHWLFLEEKLPLFVVDKLIKPHFGIWFFACAAVLLTALLYFAKANPLLMLSAAIGNAMFFILYGFREQAEKGSERLLAGGGGMGDLSKFLYLEVLDASFSFDGVLGAFAFTTSIPLILIGNGVGAFVVREMTIRSIDKVANYKFLKNGAMTSIGILGAIIIFESFSESLKLGFDIPDAAAPLITFALVGVAFWESHKLLKKENHAAAG; from the coding sequence ATGGATATTATCAATATTCTTTTGGTTGTCGGCGGCTTGGCGATTTTTGAGATCGTCAACAGTATCGATAACGCCATTATCAATGCCCATGTTTTGAAAACGATGAGCGTCAAATGGCGCAAGATTTTTCTGTTTTGGGGATTGATATTCGCGGTGTTTGTGATCCGCGGGGTTTTGCCGTTTTTGATCGTATGGATCACGGTGCCCGGGATTTCGATCGTTGAAGCTTTCCAAGCGATGTTTTCCGGCGCGCCGGAAGTCGTCGAGGCGATAAACGCGGGCAAACCGCTGATTTTGATGGGGGCCGGAGTTTTTCTTTTGCTTTTATATCTTCACTGGCTGTTCCTTGAAGAAAAATTGCCGCTGTTCGTGGTCGACAAACTGATCAAGCCGCATTTTGGAATATGGTTTTTCGCGTGCGCGGCGGTTTTGCTTACCGCTTTGCTTTATTTTGCCAAAGCCAACCCTTTATTGATGCTTTCGGCGGCGATTGGCAACGCGATGTTTTTTATTCTCTACGGGTTCCGCGAGCAAGCCGAAAAGGGAAGCGAACGATTGCTGGCCGGCGGCGGCGGGATGGGCGATCTTTCCAAATTCTTATATCTGGAAGTTTTGGACGCGTCATTTTCTTTTGACGGAGTTTTGGGAGCGTTCGCGTTCACGACATCGATTCCATTGATATTGATCGGCAACGGCGTTGGCGCGTTTGTGGTGCGGGAAATGACCATCAGAAGCATTGATAAGGTGGCCAATTACAAATTCCTGAAGAACGGCGCGATGACATCAATCGGGATATTGGGAGCGATCATAATTTTTGAGAGTTTCTCCGAGAGTTTGAAATTGGGTTTTGACATCCCCGACGCGGCCGCGCCGTTGATAACTTTCGCGCTGGTGGGCGTGGCATTTTGGGAATCCCATAAGTTATTAAAGAAAGAAAATCATGCCGCGGCTGGTTGA
- a CDS encoding TatD family hydrolase: protein MPRLVDTHAHLNLEVFDGDRWQVIENSLSEGVFMINVGVNYASSLRAVEIAEDSGKGVWAAIGLHPENIDDDFHPDIKDFRRPEDIKEPAFDAKLYRKLARSSQKIVAIGEIGLDYLHLPKDQIKAPRVRDKQADIFKRQLALARELDLPAIIHTRIAHKDTIGILREFAESEGSVKGVIHCFTGNAKEARQYYDLGLHFGLNGIIFKLDLNEVIAKMPLDRILLETDCPFLSPSREIKRNEPKYVLNIAERVAQIRNDSVETIIEAATVNAKKLFGIG from the coding sequence ATGCCGCGGCTGGTTGACACTCACGCGCATTTGAATCTGGAGGTCTTTGACGGCGATCGCTGGCAGGTGATCGAAAATTCCTTGAGCGAGGGGGTTTTTATGATCAATGTCGGAGTCAACTACGCTTCGTCTTTGCGCGCGGTGGAAATCGCCGAAGATTCCGGCAAAGGGGTTTGGGCGGCGATCGGCTTGCATCCGGAAAATATCGACGACGATTTCCACCCCGATATCAAAGATTTCCGGCGGCCCGAAGACATCAAGGAACCGGCGTTTGATGCCAAACTTTATCGTAAGCTGGCGCGATCATCCCAAAAAATTGTTGCCATCGGCGAGATCGGTTTGGATTATTTGCATTTGCCCAAAGACCAAATTAAAGCGCCGCGCGTCCGCGACAAGCAGGCGGATATTTTCAAACGACAACTGGCGCTGGCCCGCGAACTTGATTTGCCCGCGATTATCCATACGCGCATCGCGCATAAGGACACGATCGGGATTTTGCGCGAATTCGCGGAATCGGAGGGAAGCGTTAAAGGCGTGATCCATTGTTTCACCGGCAACGCCAAAGAAGCGCGTCAGTATTATGATTTGGGATTGCATTTCGGATTGAACGGCATTATTTTCAAGCTCGATTTGAATGAGGTGATCGCAAAAATGCCTTTGGACCGGATTTTGCTGGAAACCGATTGTCCGTTTCTGTCCCCTTCGCGTGAAATCAAACGCAACGAACCGAAATATGTTTTGAATATCGCCGAGCGCGTGGCGCAAATTCGCAACGATTCGGTTGAAACCATCATCGAAGCCGCTACGGTAAACGCGAAAAAACTGTTTGGTATCGGTTGA
- a CDS encoding Fic family protein has product MENKFNVRLENLPAEIWRMVSEIDEYKGRWIAGAQLNPQVLGRLKRSVLITSTGASTRIEGSKLSDEDIEKMMRGIDIQKFADRDKQEARGYYELLENVFNSWQSLNFSENTIKHFHKELLKYVAKDEGHRGEYKKQDNKVIMVNGAGQSVGVLFDTTSVHLTPKEMQELAEWAQVAFKEKKYHPLLIIANFIVEFLAIHPFQDGNGRLSRVLTNLLLLKSNYQYAPYVSHEKLIEDNKPEYYLSLRKSQKTFLSANDLAMEDKTPKEDIASWLEFFLGIILKQSRMAIDLLSRENIEKLLSPKQLKVWEYFQQANEATPAQIAAATGIARPTLNQSLDKLLRLKKIERLGQGRATRYRKI; this is encoded by the coding sequence ATGGAAAATAAATTTAATGTTCGTTTGGAGAATTTGCCGGCGGAGATTTGGCGGATGGTGAGCGAAATTGACGAGTACAAGGGCCGGTGGATTGCCGGGGCGCAGTTGAACCCGCAGGTGCTGGGACGCTTGAAACGGTCGGTTCTGATTACTTCCACCGGCGCTTCCACGCGGATTGAGGGCTCCAAGCTCTCCGACGAAGATATTGAAAAAATGATGCGAGGGATAGATATTCAAAAATTTGCCGATCGCGACAAGCAGGAAGCGCGAGGATATTATGAATTGTTAGAGAATGTTTTTAATTCTTGGCAATCGCTTAACTTTTCGGAAAACACCATCAAACATTTTCATAAGGAGCTTTTGAAGTATGTGGCCAAGGATGAGGGGCATCGAGGAGAATATAAAAAACAAGACAATAAAGTGATTATGGTTAACGGTGCCGGGCAGTCGGTTGGCGTTTTATTTGATACTACTTCGGTTCATTTGACGCCCAAGGAAATGCAGGAGCTGGCGGAGTGGGCACAGGTTGCGTTTAAAGAAAAGAAATATCATCCGCTTTTAATAATCGCGAATTTTATTGTTGAATTTTTGGCAATTCATCCATTCCAAGATGGAAATGGCCGGCTTTCCCGTGTTCTTACCAATTTATTGCTTTTGAAAAGCAATTATCAATACGCGCCCTATGTTTCTCACGAGAAACTTATTGAGGATAACAAACCGGAATATTATCTGTCGTTGCGGAAAAGCCAAAAAACATTTTTGTCTGCCAATGATTTAGCTATGGAGGATAAGACGCCAAAAGAGGATATTGCTTCTTGGTTGGAGTTTTTCTTGGGAATTATTTTGAAGCAATCGCGGATGGCGATTGATTTGCTTTCAAGGGAGAATATCGAAAAATTGCTCTCGCCCAAACAACTTAAAGTTTGGGAATATTTTCAGCAGGCAAACGAAGCGACGCCGGCTCAAATCGCCGCCGCCACCGGTATCGCTCGCCCCACGCTGAACCAATCGCTCGATAAACTTCTGCGTCTGAAAAAAATTGAACGCCTGGGCCAGGGCCGCGCCACTCGCTATCGCAAAATATAG